A part of Fusarium graminearum PH-1 chromosome 3, whole genome shotgun sequence genomic DNA contains:
- a CDS encoding aconitate hydratase produces MLRASRKIRTGSAVRSLATVAGVRGQAPLSRFEPDHRVDYIGFLDKLSRMRKILDRPLTYAEKVLLTHLDGGQDDKVIRVHCDHLIVGRDGSEQDLAGALTSHGEVYEFMSSACQRYNMGFWKPNAGIIHQIVLENYAFPGGMLIGTDSHTPNAGGMGMIAVGVGGADAVDVMSGLPFEITAPEIIGVKLTGQLSGWASPKVAGILGVKGGTGKIIEYFGPGAETISATGMSSITNMGAETGATTSIFPYSETMSAYLRATSRPELAQALEVAKHELQADEGVKYDHVIEIDLSTLEPRINGPFTPDLSTPISKLSGAVRKNKWPEQLSAGLIGSCTNSSYEDLSRAASLAKQALDAGLKPKMPLLLSPGSEQTNQTLKREGVTEVFERLGSKILSNACGPCCGSWDRTDMTKGTPNSILASYNRNFTGRLDGNPATHTFLSSPDMVMAKVFSHDLGFNPLKDSLVTESGEEFRFEPPTGNALPSEAYENTDHVYDAPSTDPQVRRAVTVQISPDSQRLQRLAPFKPWSGEDFVDCPILIKTTADHNYGEGSFREHAALQPRYLGGVAIIARSFARIHEANLKKQGMLALTFADDIAYDKIKASDRISIVGLAELAPGRNVQLKVTSKDGTSWKTEAKHTFTHEQIEYFKAGSALNVMASRLSDNSSSAASL; encoded by the exons ATGTTGAGAGCCAGCCGGAAGATACGCACAGGTTCCGCCGTTCGGTCCTTGGCCACAGTTGCGGGAGTTAGGGGACAAGCACCATTAAGTCGGTTTGAACCCGATCACAGAGTTGATTATATCGGCTTCCTAGACAAACTCTCCCGTATGCGAAAGAT CCTTGATCGGCCTCTCACTTACGCAGAGAAAGTCCTTCTCACACATCTCGATGGTGGACAAGATGACAAGGTTATTCGAG TTCACTGCGATCATCTCATCGTCGGTCGAGATGGTAGCGAGCAAGATCTTGCTGGGGCACTGACAAGTCACGGTGAGGTATATGAATTCATGTCCAGTGCCTGTCAGCGCTACAACATGGGCTTCTGGAAGCCCAACGCAGGCATCATTCATCAGATTGTTCTTGAGAACTATGCTTTCCCAGGTGGCATGTTGATTGGTACCGACTCTCATACGCCAAATGCTGGAGGCATGGGCATGATTGCTGTAGGTGTCGGTGGTGCtgatgccgttgatgtcATGTCTGGTCTTCCGTTCGAAATCACAGCGCCTGAAATCATCGGTGTCAAGTTGACGGGCCAGTTAAGCGGCTGGGCTAGTCCTAAAG TTGCAGGGATCCTTGGAGTCAAAGGTGGCACAGGAAAAATCATCGAATACTTTGGCCCTGGCGCAGAAACAATATCGGCCACGGGAATGTCTTCTATCACTAATATGGGCGCTGAGACAGGGGCAACTACATCAATCTTCCCTTATTCTGAAACCATGTCCGCCTACCTACGTGCGACTAGCCGACCTGAGCTGGCGCAAGCTCTAGAAGTAGCGAAGCATGAGCTACAAGCAGATGAGGGTGTCAAGTACGATCATGTTATCGAGATCGACCTATCTACCCTCGAACCTCGCATCAATGGCCCATTCACTCCCGACTTGTCAACACCAATTTCGAAACTGAGCGGTGCAGTTCGAAAGAATAAATGGCCTGAACAGCTTTCCGCTGGACTGATCGGATCATGCACAAATTCTTCATATGAAGATCTCTCCCGAGCTGCTAGCTTGGCAAAACAAGCTCTGGATGCAGGCTTGAAGCCCAAGatgccactgctgctgtctcCTGGAAGCGAGCAGACCAATCAGACACTCAAGCGCGAGGGTGTCACCGAGGTATTTGAGCGTTTGGGCAGTAAAATCTTATCTAATGCCTGTGGACCCTGTTGTGGTTCGTGGGACAGAACCGACATGACAAAG GGCACGCCAAActcgatcttggcatcaTATAATAGGAACTTCACCGGACGTCTTGATGGGAATCCTGCAACCCATACATTCCTCTCTTCGCCTGACATGGTAATGGCCAAGGTTTTCTCTCATGATCTTGGGTTCAACCCTCTCAAAGATTCTCTTGTTACTGAATCTGGCGAGGAATTCCGCTTTGAACCTCCTACTGGCAACGCACTCCCATCAGAGGCATACGAGAACACAGATCATGTCTACGATGCGCCTTCGACAGATCCGCAAGTCCGACGGGCCGTTACTGTCCAAATATCGCCAGACTCCCAGCGTTTGCAACGGTTGGCACCATTCAAACCTTGGTCTGGAGAGGATTTCGTCGATTGTCCTATTCTGATTAAGACAACTG CAGATCATAACTATGGCGAGGGATCCTTTCGCGAGCATGCTgctcttcaacctcgatACCTGGGCGGTGTTGCTATCATTGCTAGATCATTTGCCCGCATTCATGAGGCGAatctcaagaagcaaggCATGCTTGCGTTGACATTCGCCGATGATATAGCAtacgacaagatcaaagctTCGGACCGTATCAGTATTGTAGGACTGGCCGAACTAGCGCCTGGAAGGAATGTGCAGCTCAAAGTAACGTCAAAGGATGGTACGAGTTGGAAGACTGAAGCCAAGCACACCTTTACTCATGAGCAAATCGAGTATTTCAAGGCTGGAAGTGCTCTAAATGTTATGGCTAGTCGACTCTCTGACaattcatcttcagcagcatctttGTAG